In Phocoena sinus isolate mPhoSin1 chromosome X, mPhoSin1.pri, whole genome shotgun sequence, a genomic segment contains:
- the SYAP1 gene encoding synapse-associated protein 1 isoform X2, giving the protein MFRGLSSWFGLEQPEAGDRQYQGDGQPKGDAPPEQRSEAVAESVEGELQEAGDQELLHQAKGLGKAAVPPWVDSNDEETIQQQILALSADKRNFLRDPPAGVQFNFDFDQMYPVALVMLQEDELLSRMRFALVPKLVKEEVFWRNYFYRVSLIKQSAQLTALAAQQQAAGKEEKGHGREDELPLTEAVRPKTPPVVIKSQLKTQEDEEEISTSPGVSEFVSDAFDSCNLDQEDLRKEMEQLVLDKKEEETVALEEDSADWEKELQQELQEYEVVTESEKRDENWDKEIEKMLQEEN; this is encoded by the exons ATGTTCCGGGGTTTGAGCAGTTGGTTTGGCTTGGAGCAGCCGGAGGCGGGTGACCGGCAGTACCAGGGAGACGGACAGCCCAAGGGAGACGCTCCACCCGAGCAGCGCTCCGAGGCGGTGGCGGAGTCCGTGGAGGGGGAGCTACAAGAAGCCGGGGACCAGGAGCTCCTTCACCAGGCCAAAGGCCTCGGCA AGGCAGCAGTACCACCATGGGTTGATAGTAATGATGAAGAAACAATTCAACAACAAATCTTGGCCCTATCAGCT GACAAGAGGAACTTCCTTCGTGACCCTCCAGCCGGCGTGCAGTTTAACTTTGACTTTGATCAGATGTACCCTGTCGCCCTGGTCATGCTCCAAGAGGACGAGCTCCTGAGCAGGATGAGATTTGCCCTTGTTCCTAAACT TGTGAAGGAAGAAGTGTTTTGGAGGAACTACTTTTACCGCGTCTCCCTGATTAAGCAGTCAGCCCAGCTCACGGCTCTGGCGGCCCAGCAGCAGGCTGccgggaaggaggagaagggccaCGGCAGAGAGGATGAGCTGCCACTGACAG AGGCAGTGCGGCCCAAAACGCCACCTGTTGTAATCAAATCTCAACTTAAAACTCAAGAG GATGAAGAGGAGATTTCTACCAGCCCAGGTGTTTCTGAGTTTGTCAGTGACGCCTTCGATTCCTGTAACTTAGATCAGGAGGACCTGAGGAAGGAAATGGAGCAGCTGGTGCTGGAcaaaaaagaggaggagacagTCGCGCTGGAAG AGGATTCTGCAGATTGGGAGAAGGAACTACAACAGGAACTTCAAGAATACGAAGTGGTGACAGAATCAGAGAAACGAGATGAAAACTGGGATAAGGAGATAGAGAAAATGCTGCAGGAAGAAAATTAG
- the SYAP1 gene encoding synapse-associated protein 1 isoform X1, whose translation MFRGLSSWFGLEQPEAGDRQYQGDGQPKGDAPPEQRSEAVAESVEGELQEAGDQELLHQAKGLGNYLFNFATAATKKITESVAETAQTIKKSVEEGKIDDIIDKTIIGDFQKEQKKFVEEQHTKKSEAAVPPWVDSNDEETIQQQILALSADKRNFLRDPPAGVQFNFDFDQMYPVALVMLQEDELLSRMRFALVPKLVKEEVFWRNYFYRVSLIKQSAQLTALAAQQQAAGKEEKGHGREDELPLTEAVRPKTPPVVIKSQLKTQEDEEEISTSPGVSEFVSDAFDSCNLDQEDLRKEMEQLVLDKKEEETVALEEDSADWEKELQQELQEYEVVTESEKRDENWDKEIEKMLQEEN comes from the exons ATGTTCCGGGGTTTGAGCAGTTGGTTTGGCTTGGAGCAGCCGGAGGCGGGTGACCGGCAGTACCAGGGAGACGGACAGCCCAAGGGAGACGCTCCACCCGAGCAGCGCTCCGAGGCGGTGGCGGAGTCCGTGGAGGGGGAGCTACAAGAAGCCGGGGACCAGGAGCTCCTTCACCAGGCCAAAGGCCTCGGCA ACTATCTATTTAACTTTGCAACTGCTGCTACAAAAAAGATAACTGAATCAGTTGCTGAAACAGcacaaacaataaagaaatctGTAGAAGAAGGAAAGATAGATGACATCATTGATAAG aCAATTATAGGAGATTTtcagaaggaacagaaaaaattTGTTGAGGAGCAGCATACCAAAAAATCAG AGGCAGCAGTACCACCATGGGTTGATAGTAATGATGAAGAAACAATTCAACAACAAATCTTGGCCCTATCAGCT GACAAGAGGAACTTCCTTCGTGACCCTCCAGCCGGCGTGCAGTTTAACTTTGACTTTGATCAGATGTACCCTGTCGCCCTGGTCATGCTCCAAGAGGACGAGCTCCTGAGCAGGATGAGATTTGCCCTTGTTCCTAAACT TGTGAAGGAAGAAGTGTTTTGGAGGAACTACTTTTACCGCGTCTCCCTGATTAAGCAGTCAGCCCAGCTCACGGCTCTGGCGGCCCAGCAGCAGGCTGccgggaaggaggagaagggccaCGGCAGAGAGGATGAGCTGCCACTGACAG AGGCAGTGCGGCCCAAAACGCCACCTGTTGTAATCAAATCTCAACTTAAAACTCAAGAG GATGAAGAGGAGATTTCTACCAGCCCAGGTGTTTCTGAGTTTGTCAGTGACGCCTTCGATTCCTGTAACTTAGATCAGGAGGACCTGAGGAAGGAAATGGAGCAGCTGGTGCTGGAcaaaaaagaggaggagacagTCGCGCTGGAAG AGGATTCTGCAGATTGGGAGAAGGAACTACAACAGGAACTTCAAGAATACGAAGTGGTGACAGAATCAGAGAAACGAGATGAAAACTGGGATAAGGAGATAGAGAAAATGCTGCAGGAAGAAAATTAG
- the SYAP1 gene encoding synapse-associated protein 1 isoform X3, which produces MYPVALVMLQEDELLSRMRFALVPKLVKEEVFWRNYFYRVSLIKQSAQLTALAAQQQAAGKEEKGHGREDELPLTEAVRPKTPPVVIKSQLKTQEDEEEISTSPGVSEFVSDAFDSCNLDQEDLRKEMEQLVLDKKEEETVALEEDSADWEKELQQELQEYEVVTESEKRDENWDKEIEKMLQEEN; this is translated from the exons ATGTACCCTGTCGCCCTGGTCATGCTCCAAGAGGACGAGCTCCTGAGCAGGATGAGATTTGCCCTTGTTCCTAAACT TGTGAAGGAAGAAGTGTTTTGGAGGAACTACTTTTACCGCGTCTCCCTGATTAAGCAGTCAGCCCAGCTCACGGCTCTGGCGGCCCAGCAGCAGGCTGccgggaaggaggagaagggccaCGGCAGAGAGGATGAGCTGCCACTGACAG AGGCAGTGCGGCCCAAAACGCCACCTGTTGTAATCAAATCTCAACTTAAAACTCAAGAG GATGAAGAGGAGATTTCTACCAGCCCAGGTGTTTCTGAGTTTGTCAGTGACGCCTTCGATTCCTGTAACTTAGATCAGGAGGACCTGAGGAAGGAAATGGAGCAGCTGGTGCTGGAcaaaaaagaggaggagacagTCGCGCTGGAAG AGGATTCTGCAGATTGGGAGAAGGAACTACAACAGGAACTTCAAGAATACGAAGTGGTGACAGAATCAGAGAAACGAGATGAAAACTGGGATAAGGAGATAGAGAAAATGCTGCAGGAAGAAAATTAG